The following proteins come from a genomic window of Paucimonas lemoignei:
- the mdoH gene encoding glucosyltransferase MdoH gives MSDEQRAELASCTSFAELHERLAAQPVSDPADASQASVGRRLTLTTADQLHEAEMLALDASGRVVLKATPPIRRTKVVPEPWRTNILVRGWRRLTGRSNPVEPAPDRLPKARWRTVGSIRRYILLILMLGQTIVAGWYMKGILPYQGWSLVSLDEITHQTFVQTMWQVLPYALQTSILLLFGILFCWVSAGFWTALMGFLELLTGRDKYRISGASAGNEPIEKGARTALVMPICNEDVPRVFAGLRATFESVAATGDLDRFDFFVLSDSNETDICVAEQQAWLDVCRETKGFGKIFYRRRRRRVKRKSGNLDDFCRRWGGDYRYMVVLDADSVMSGECLTSLVRLMEATPDAGIIQTAPRASGMDTLYARMQQFATRVYGPLFTAGLHFWQLGESHYWGHNAIIRMKPFIEHCALAPLPGKGAFAGAILSHDFVEAALMRRAGWGVWIAYDLPGSYEELPPNLLDELKRDRRWCHGNLMNFRLFLVKGMHPVHRAVFLTGVMSYLSAPLWFFFLVLSTALLAVNTLMEPTYFLEPRQLYPLWPQWHPEKAVALFSTTIVLLFLPKLLSVILIWAKGATGFGGKFKVTLSMLMEMLFSVLLAPVRMLFHTRFVLAAFLGWAATWNSPQRDDDSTPWLEAVKRHGPQTLLGACWALLVAWLNPSFLWWLAPIVGSLMLSIPVSVISSRTGLGLKARDDKFFLIPEEHTPPQELVSTDLYTHENRWHALKQGFIRAVVDPQQNALACALATSRHRVVEPIEFVRMERVRHALKAGPDKLDNHERLMLLSDPVALARLHEQVWSESHPEWLAAWRASVEADPHAPLLPLQPIVRDADATLVHA, from the coding sequence ATGAGCGACGAGCAGCGGGCCGAATTAGCCAGCTGCACCTCGTTTGCCGAACTCCATGAACGCCTTGCTGCCCAGCCGGTGAGCGATCCTGCCGACGCCTCTCAGGCTTCGGTAGGTCGTCGTCTGACGTTGACCACCGCCGATCAATTGCACGAGGCCGAGATGTTGGCCCTCGATGCAAGCGGTCGCGTGGTGCTCAAGGCCACGCCGCCGATTCGTCGTACCAAGGTCGTCCCTGAGCCATGGCGGACCAACATTCTGGTCCGTGGCTGGCGTCGTCTGACGGGCCGCAGCAATCCGGTGGAACCTGCGCCGGATCGTCTGCCCAAGGCACGCTGGCGTACCGTGGGTTCGATCCGTCGGTACATCCTGCTGATCCTGATGCTCGGCCAGACCATCGTGGCTGGCTGGTACATGAAGGGCATCCTTCCGTACCAGGGCTGGTCACTGGTTTCGCTTGACGAAATCACCCACCAGACCTTCGTGCAGACCATGTGGCAAGTACTGCCGTATGCCTTGCAGACCAGCATTCTGTTGTTGTTCGGGATTCTGTTCTGCTGGGTTTCGGCGGGTTTCTGGACAGCCTTGATGGGCTTCCTGGAATTGCTGACCGGTCGTGACAAGTACCGCATTTCCGGTGCCAGCGCAGGTAACGAGCCCATTGAAAAAGGCGCGCGTACTGCTCTGGTCATGCCGATCTGCAACGAAGATGTGCCACGCGTGTTCGCTGGCCTGCGGGCGACTTTCGAGTCGGTTGCAGCCACCGGTGACCTGGATCGCTTCGACTTCTTCGTGCTCAGCGACAGTAACGAGACTGACATCTGCGTGGCCGAGCAACAGGCCTGGCTGGATGTCTGCCGCGAGACCAAAGGCTTCGGCAAGATCTTCTATCGCCGCCGTCGCCGTCGCGTAAAACGCAAAAGCGGCAACCTTGACGACTTCTGCCGTCGCTGGGGCGGTGACTACCGTTACATGGTCGTGCTCGACGCAGACAGCGTCATGAGCGGCGAATGCCTGACCAGTCTGGTGCGCTTGATGGAAGCCACGCCGGACGCCGGTATCATCCAGACCGCGCCACGTGCTTCGGGCATGGACACGCTTTATGCGCGCATGCAGCAGTTTGCGACTCGCGTATACGGCCCGCTGTTCACTGCCGGTCTGCACTTCTGGCAGCTGGGTGAATCCCACTACTGGGGTCACAACGCGATCATCCGCATGAAGCCGTTTATCGAGCACTGCGCCCTGGCGCCGTTGCCGGGTAAAGGTGCGTTTGCCGGTGCGATTCTGTCTCACGACTTCGTTGAAGCAGCGCTCATGCGCCGTGCCGGCTGGGGCGTGTGGATTGCCTATGATTTGCCGGGCAGTTACGAAGAGCTTCCGCCGAACCTGCTGGACGAACTCAAGCGCGACCGTCGCTGGTGCCACGGCAACCTGATGAACTTCAGGCTGTTCCTGGTCAAGGGCATGCACCCGGTTCACCGGGCGGTATTCCTCACCGGGGTCATGTCGTACCTGTCGGCGCCGTTATGGTTCTTCTTCCTCGTCTTGTCCACAGCCTTGCTGGCGGTCAATACGCTGATGGAGCCGACGTACTTCCTGGAACCGCGTCAGCTTTATCCGCTGTGGCCTCAATGGCACCCGGAAAAAGCCGTTGCTCTGTTCTCGACCACCATCGTGTTGCTGTTCCTGCCTAAACTGCTCAGCGTCATTCTGATCTGGGCCAAAGGCGCTACAGGCTTTGGTGGCAAGTTCAAAGTTACGCTGTCGATGCTGATGGAAATGCTGTTCTCGGTGCTGCTGGCGCCGGTGCGCATGCTGTTCCACACCCGCTTCGTACTGGCTGCATTCCTGGGCTGGGCTGCGACCTGGAACTCGCCGCAACGCGACGATGACTCCACGCCGTGGCTCGAAGCGGTCAAGCGTCATGGTCCTCAAACATTGCTGGGCGCGTGCTGGGCTTTGCTGGTGGCGTGGCTGAACCCAAGCTTCCTGTGGTGGTTGGCACCGATTGTCGGTTCGCTGATGCTGTCGATTCCGGTCTCGGTGATTTCCAGCCGCACCGGTCTGGGCCTCAAGGCGCGGGACGATAAGTTCTTCCTGATTCCTGAAGAGCACACGCCGCCGCAAGAGTTGGTGTCCACCGACCTGTACACCCACGAAAACCGCTGGCACGCGCTGAAGCAGGGCTTCATCCGTGCTGTCGTCGACCCGCAGCAGAACGCCTTGGCTTGCGCCCTGGCGACTTCGCGCCACCGGGTTGTCGAGCCAATCGAGTTCGTGCGTATGGAACGTGTACGTCACGCGTTGAAGGCTGGCCCTGACAAGCTGGACAATCACGAGCGTCTGATGCTGCTCAGTGACCCGGTAGCCTTGGCCCGCCTGCATGAGCAGGTCTGGAGCGAGAGCCATCCAGAGTGGCTGGCCGCATGGCGCGCGTCGGTCGAAGCCGATCCTCATGCACCGTTGCTGCCGTTGCAGCCAATCGTGCGCGATGCTGACGCGACGCTGGTCCACGCCTGA
- a CDS encoding ribosomal protein S6 glutaminyl transferase, producing MHTSPTLSPTSWLLQRSTALQLHKGTHPVKPILALLSLLALPVMAAEPTLYGRYEYIKVSEFGETFKAKMDTGALTASLSAKDIELFKRDGDDWVRFRLATKDASNKVYEHKVSRISKIKSRSENDDDEDEAIDPTKRPVVDLELCLGDEKRTVEVNLVDRSHFNYPLLIGAKALREFDAAVNPARRYTADKPGC from the coding sequence ATGCACACATCACCAACGCTCTCGCCAACAAGTTGGCTCCTACAGAGATCAACCGCACTCCAACTCCACAAAGGTACCCACCCCGTGAAACCAATCCTGGCGCTTTTGTCCCTGCTGGCGTTGCCGGTCATGGCCGCCGAGCCGACGCTGTATGGCCGCTACGAGTACATCAAGGTCTCGGAATTCGGCGAAACCTTCAAAGCCAAAATGGACACCGGCGCGTTGACCGCCTCGCTGTCGGCCAAGGACATCGAGCTGTTCAAGCGCGATGGCGATGACTGGGTGCGCTTCCGCCTGGCGACCAAAGACGCCAGCAACAAGGTCTACGAGCATAAGGTCTCGCGCATCAGCAAGATCAAGAGCCGCTCGGAAAACGACGATGACGAAGATGAAGCCATCGACCCTACCAAGCGCCCGGTGGTGGACCTTGAGCTCTGCCTGGGTGACGAGAAACGCACCGTCGAGGTCAACCTGGTGGATCGCAGCCACTTCAACTACCCGCTGCTGATCGGCGCCAAGGCGTTGCGCGAGTTTGATGCGGCGGTGAATCCTGCGCGGCGATATACGGCTGACAAGCCGGGTTGCTGA
- the yihG_1 gene encoding putative acyltransferase has translation MMARPEIVDQIMRRLLTGCFVTLLLLLNTLIIIGPLLVFALLKLTFSGHLRDRCSAAVMWLAETWAEIDKLIFALCIPTRWEVRGAEGLRSDTSYLVISNHQSWVDIPALIQALNRRTPFFKFFLKKELIWVPLLGLAWWALDYPFMKRYTKAFLAKNPELKGHDLKITREACELFKRQPVTIVNYLEGTRFTQTKKAEQNSPYSHLLKPKAGGVAFVLAAMGEQLDAILDVTVVYPGERIPGFWNLLCGDVPRVIIDIQTRELDPALWQGDYENDPAFREKVQGWVNQLWLEKNARIATLRSDASQGE, from the coding sequence ATGATGGCCCGCCCAGAAATCGTAGATCAGATTATGCGTCGCCTGCTCACCGGCTGTTTCGTCACTCTGCTGCTGTTGCTCAATACCCTCATTATTATTGGGCCGCTGCTGGTATTTGCCCTGCTCAAGCTGACCTTCAGCGGGCATTTGCGTGACCGCTGTTCAGCGGCCGTGATGTGGCTGGCCGAGACCTGGGCCGAGATCGATAAACTCATTTTTGCACTGTGCATCCCGACCCGCTGGGAAGTACGCGGCGCAGAAGGGCTGCGCAGCGATACCTCCTATCTGGTCATCAGCAACCACCAATCCTGGGTCGACATCCCTGCGCTGATTCAGGCGCTCAACCGGCGTACGCCATTTTTCAAATTCTTCCTCAAGAAAGAACTCATCTGGGTGCCGCTGCTGGGGCTGGCGTGGTGGGCGCTGGATTACCCGTTCATGAAGCGCTACACCAAGGCGTTCCTGGCCAAGAACCCTGAGCTCAAGGGCCACGACCTGAAAATCACTCGAGAGGCGTGCGAGTTGTTCAAGCGCCAGCCCGTGACTATCGTCAATTACCTGGAAGGCACACGCTTCACCCAGACGAAGAAGGCCGAGCAGAATTCACCGTATTCGCACCTGCTCAAACCCAAGGCGGGCGGCGTGGCGTTTGTACTGGCAGCGATGGGCGAACAGCTGGATGCGATTCTGGACGTGACCGTGGTCTATCCCGGCGAGCGTATTCCAGGGTTCTGGAACCTGCTGTGCGGTGATGTGCCTCGTGTGATTATCGATATTCAAACCCGCGAACTCGACCCCGCTTTGTGGCAAGGCGACTACGAGAACGACCCGGCATTTCGAGAAAAGGTGCAGGGTTGGGTCAATCAGCTGTGGCTGGAAAAGAACGCACGCATCGCCACGTTGCGCAGCGATGCGTCCCAAGGGGAATAA
- a CDS encoding Protein of uncharacterised function VcgC/VcgE (DUF2780), protein MKISRGLALATLMAVTAAPVYAFNLNDAANAVSNATGGNQKATAAPEAAGLLNTLGTTLNVTPEQAVGGTGALLGLAKNKLAGNDYSQLSKSVPGLDQLAGTGALSSLGSLNGLGNVLGNSGKSADSSVLNSALGNVQSMGDVNKAFSALGMDSSMVSQFVPLILQYLGQQGAGGSALQSLSSVWGAKGS, encoded by the coding sequence ATGAAGATTTCACGCGGCTTGGCACTGGCAACTTTGATGGCCGTTACGGCCGCTCCGGTTTATGCCTTCAATCTCAATGACGCGGCCAACGCCGTTTCCAACGCCACCGGGGGCAACCAGAAAGCCACGGCAGCGCCTGAAGCCGCGGGCCTGCTCAATACGTTGGGTACAACGCTTAATGTCACGCCAGAGCAAGCGGTGGGTGGCACCGGCGCCTTGTTGGGCCTGGCGAAGAACAAGCTGGCTGGCAACGATTACAGCCAGTTGAGCAAGTCGGTCCCTGGCCTTGATCAACTCGCCGGGACGGGTGCGCTGAGCAGCCTCGGTAGCCTGAACGGTTTGGGCAATGTGTTGGGCAACTCGGGCAAAAGCGCGGACAGTTCGGTGCTCAACAGCGCATTGGGCAACGTGCAGAGCATGGGCGACGTGAACAAGGCGTTCTCGGCACTGGGCATGGACAGCTCGATGGTCAGCCAGTTTGTACCGCTGATTCTGCAATACCTGGGTCAGCAAGGTGCCGGCGGTTCAGCGCTGCAAAGCCTGAGCAGCGTGTGGGGCGCTAAAGGCAGCTGA